In one Yarrowia lipolytica chromosome 1A, complete sequence genomic region, the following are encoded:
- a CDS encoding uncharacterized protein (Compare to YALI0A11473g, weakly similar to uniprot|P12866 Saccharomyces cerevisiae YKL209c STE6 ATP-binding cassette transporter protein), producing the protein MSTKDPYEGLSEESIAILKAQTTSEPVNVNYRTLLLRYATPLDKAEILVSYVFSACAGACLPLFTLIFGSMTNEFVRYFVEGATPAEFGHQINYLARYFIYLFAGIFAFSFLETYMHVQMGEKLTGRIRAHYLEAIMRQNIGFFDKVGAGEITNRITTDTNLIQEGISEKAGLIVSSIAAIISAFIIGFIKSWKLTLIMMSSFFALLFAMTTAVYFVVKFAKLAIVSDAKASSVAEEVLGAIRNVVAFGTQDRLTQKYDDRLVVSMKYHIFRGRGSAAAIASVWTIAYLNYALSFWEGSRLVSWGQVNVGNIMTVLFAVMIGAVMVGNVAPNLQAMGSAIASGQKIFETIDRVPPIDSFSDEGQKLDQVHGHIQLEHVNFRYPSRPDVSVLHDFSLEIKPGQTVALVGASGSGKSTIIGILERFYEILGGKVTIDGVDISSLNVRWLRQQLALVSQEPTLFGVSIYENIAYGLIGTPHENADPEKKRQLVEDAARQANAYDFIQDLTDGFETNVGDRGFLLSGGQKQRIAIARAIVREPKILLLDEATSALDTKSEGIVQDALDKAAADRTTIVIAHRLSTVKNADLIVVMNKGSIVEQGTHHELIEQKGMYFSLVNSQTIMKQNDDGSDTAADDKLEEDVVAIQSLTMSSFSEDEEEYNTKEQGIIEMIRFVYSYNKEETTLLLIGGACAFVGGIGYPGMAVIFAKCIEAFMTPPSGYPHMRSLINTYTGLFFMIAMIEMVAFYAEISILTLAGERLVRKLRLAVFKQFLRMDIGFFDREENTTGSLTSNLGKDAHNVRGLSGTTFGQILVSIVTVVAGFVVSVVFNWRMGLICGACIPILIGCGFCRYYVLTWLNNRAKLAYEQSGSYACENTNAIRTVTTLTREYQVYKTYKESVEGQVQGSKRPIFFSSILFGLSQSLSPLIMGLAFWYGGILLKHHTISPFRFFVAFIAIVFGSQSAGSIFTFAPDMSKAAGSTRNIMNVLAVEPEIDWWSDQGTKIDPKDVKGNIEFQNVHFRYPTRMQVPVLRGLNLSIKQGQYVALVGSSGCGKSTTVGLLECFYRPTSGKILLDGLDLADLNINSYREAVALVQQEPILFSGTIKENILLGTQDPDVTDEVVYEAARKSNIHDFIMSLPEGYDTVCGSKGSLLSGGQKQRIAIARALIRNPKILLLDEATSALDSESEKVVQAALDAAAKGRTTIAIAHRLSTIQNADVIFVFENGVVLESGTHQQLLANRSKYYELVKLQALEG; encoded by the coding sequence ATGTCGACCAAAGACCCCTACGAGGGGCTATCTGAGGAGAGCATCGCCATTCTCAAGGCCCAAACCACCAGTGAGCCCGTCAACGTCAACTACCGCACCTTGCTACTTCGGTATGCCACACCTCTGGACAAGGCGGAGATTCTGGTTTCGTACGTCTTTTCGGCCTGTGCGGGAGCGTGTCTGCCTCTTTTCACCCTGATTTTCGGCTCCATGACCAACGAGTTTGTCCGGTACTTTGTGGAGGGGGCCACGCCGGCTGAATTCGGCCACCAGATCAACTACCTGGCGCGGTATTTCATCTATCTTTTTGCAGGCATCTTCGCCTTTTCTTTCCTCGAAACGTACATGCACGTCCAGATGGGCGAGAAGCTGACCGGCCGGATCCGAGCACATTATCTGGAGGCCATTATGCGCCAGAACATTGGCTTCTTCGACAAGGTCGGAGCCGGAGAAATCACCAACCGAAtcaccacagacaccaacCTGATCCAGGAGGGCATCAGTGAAAAGGCTGGCCTGATTGTTTCCTCCATTGCCGCCATAATTTCGGCCTTCATTATCGGGTTCATCAAGTCGTGGAAGCTGACGCTGATCATGATGTCGTCGTTTTTCGCCCTACTGTTCGCCATGACTACAGCAGTCTATTTTGTGGTCAAGTTTGCCAAACTGGCCATTGTTTCCGACGCCAAGGCGTCTTCAGTCGCGGAAGAAGTTCTTGGAGCCATCAGAAACGTGGTTGCGTTTGGAACCCAGGACAGATTGACCCAAAAGTACGATGACCGGCTGGTGGTGTCCATGAAGTACCACATTTTCCGTGGCCGGGGCTCGGCGGCGGCCATTGCTTCGGTGTGGACCATTGCCTATCTCAACTACGCTCTCTCCTTCTGGGAGGGGTCTCGACTCGTGTCTTGGGGACAAGTCAATGTCGGAAACATCATGACCGTGCTGTTTGCCGTCATGATTGGAGCTGTCATGGTCGGCAATGTGGCTCCAAACTTGCAGGCCATGGGCTCTGCCATTGCCTCTGGCCAGAAGATCTTTGAGACCATTGACCGGGTCCCTCCCATCGACAGCTTCTCCGACGAGGGTCAGAAGCTGGACCAGGTTCACGGCCACATTCAGCTGGAGCACGTCAACTTCCGGTATCCGTCTCGACCGGATGTTTCTGTTCTGCACGACTTCTCTTTGGAGATCAAACCAGGGCAGACTGTGGCGCTTGTGGGCGCTTCTGGCAGCGGAAAGTCCACCATTATTGGCATTCTCGAGCGATTCTACGAAATTCTCGGCGGAAAAGTGACGATTGACGGAGTAGACATTTCTTCGCTCAACGTGAGATGGCTGCGACAACAGCTGGCTCTGGTGTCACAGGAACCCACTCTTTTTGGCGTCAGCATCTACGAAAACATTGCCTACGGTTTGATTGGAACTCCCCATGAGAACGCTGACCCCGAGAAGAAACgtcagctggtggaggatgCTGCCCGTCAAGCCAACGCCTACGACTTCATCCAGGACTTGACTGACGGGTTTGAAACCAATGTTGGAGACCGGGGCTTTCTGCTGTCAGGAGGCCAGAAACAGCGAATTGCTATTGCCCGGGCCATTGTTAGAGAGCCCAAGATCTTGTTGCTGGACGAAGCCACTTCTGCACTCGACACCAAGAGTGAAGGCATTGTTCAGGACGCACTGGACAAGGCAGCGGCGGACAGAACCACCATTGTCATTGCCCATCGTCTCAGCACGGTCAAGAACGCCGATCTCATTGTGGTCATGAACAAGGGCAGCATTGTGGAACAGGGCACCCATCATGAGTTGATTGAGCAAAAGGGCATGTACTTTTCGCTGGTCAACTCGCAGACTATCATGAAACAGAATGACGACGGCTCAGACACGGCCGCTGACGACAAACTCGAGGAAGACGTGGTGGCAATCCAGTCTCTGACTATGAGCTCCTTCAgtgaagatgaggaggaatacaacaccaaggagcagggAATCATTGAGATGATTCGATTCGTGTACTCctacaacaaggaggagaccacTTTGCTGCTGATTGGAGGAGCGTGTGCCTTTGTGGGGGGCATTGGCTATCCTGGAATGGCCGTCATTTTCGCCAAATGTATCGAGGCCTTCATGACTCCGCCCTCAGGCTATCCCCACATGCGGTCTCTGATCAACACCTACACCGGTCTCTTCTTTATGATTGCCATGATCGAAATGGTGGCCTTTTACGCGGAGATTTCCATTCTCACTCTTGCGGGAGAGCGACTGGTGCGAAAACTGCGTCTGGCGGTCTTTAAGCAGTTTCTCAGAATGGACATTGGCTTCTTTGACCGAGAGGAGAACACCACTGGCAGTCTGACTTCGAATCTCGGAAAAGACGCCCACAACGTCCGAGGACTCTCGGGAACAACGTTTGGCCAGATTCTCGTGTCCATTGTGACCGTGGTGGCCGGATTCGTGGTCTCGGTCGTCTTCAACTGGAGAATGGGTCTCATTTGCGGCGCCTGTATCCCCATTCTCATTGGATGCGGTTTCTGCAGATACTACGTGCTCACATGGCTCAACAACCGGGCCAAACTCGCCTACGAGCAGTCCGGCTCCTACGCCTGCGAAAACACCAACGCCATCCGAACCGTCACCACTCTGACCCGTGAATACCAAGTCTACAAGACTTACAAGGAATCAGTGGAGGGACAGGTTCAGGGCTCCAAACGGCCCAttttcttctcgtccattCTCTTTGGTCTGTCCCAGTCCCTGTCGCCTCTCATCATGGGTCTGGCCTTCTGGTACGGCGGAATTCTGCTCAAGCACCACACCATTTCGCCCTTCCGTTTCTTCGTGGCCTTCATTGCCATTGTCTTTGGCTCACAGTCCGCGGGCTCAATCTTCACCTTTGCGCCGGACATGAGCAAGGCCGCCGGAAGCACGCGGAACATCATGAACGTGCTGGCGGTGGAGCCCGAGATTGACTGGTGGTCCGACCAAGGCACCAAGATCGACCCCAAGGACGTCAAAGGCAACATTGAGTTCCAAAACGTGCACTTCCGGTACCCCACGCGGATGCAGGTGCCGGTTCTTCGAGGTCTCAACCTATCCATCAAACAGGGCCAATATGTAGCCCTGGTGGGCTCGTCAGGATGCGGAAAAAGCACCACCGTCGGTCTTCTCGAGTGCTTCTACCGGCCCACGTCCGGCAAGATTCTTCTGGACGGCCTAGACCTCGCAGACTTGAACATCAACTCCTATCGCGAGGCGGTGGCTCTGGTGCAGCAGGAACCCATTCTGTTCTCGGGCACCATCAAAGAGAACATTTTGCTGGGAACACAGGATCCGGACGTGACTGACGAGGTGGTATACGAGGCTGCTCGAAAATCCAACATCCATGACTTCATCATGTCTTTGCCCGAAGGCTACGATACCGTGTGTGGCTCCAAGGGTTCTCTGTTGTCTGGAggccagaaacagagaaTAGCCATTGCTCGAGCTCTCATCCGCAATCCCAAGATTCTTCTGCTGGATGAGGCGACCTCAGCTCTGGACTCGGAGTCCGAAAAGGTGGTTCAAGCTGCTCTTGACGCCGCTGCCAAGGGACGAACTACCATCGCCATTGCCCACCGACTGTCGACGATCCAGAACGCCGACGTGATTTTCGTGTTTGAAAACGGAGTCGTTCTTGAGAGTGGAACTCATCAGCAACTTCTGGCAAACAGATCAAAGTACTACGAGCTCGTCAAATTGCAGGCCTTGGAAGGTTAG
- a CDS encoding uncharacterized protein (Compare to YALI0A11517g, no similarity) has protein sequence MTAIFTKEAANALKSHKAKENLGCESLTQQIHTLQTELLRLSRETVDAFDNDLDVESSDLPIYDRQSTISQLDRAATELALTQGRVDVHSDIFDKVVNQVTEASEKWVAWEKTNKEKENQSPDHTPDDDEQEGDGVKDANENAPKVPDITKLYATTLAKSLPEPTKKSRALMLKKSRDLRKHKETLLWMLMPEIDLGDSDKWWISLGSLVSKHVGREGLAPEPNGYGLSEDDSDDELFVSRKSNLKCPITRDYLENPVRAIVCKHLFSGEAFKQWLQQTQGRNQCPVAGCNNHLRRMADVEADEDVVRRVKRLKRNVEKKHKERETLGTQRI, from the coding sequence ATGACAGCTATCTTCACCAAGGAAGCGGCCAACGCGCTGAAAAGCCACAAAGCCAAGGAAAACCTGGGCTGCGAATCTCTGACCCAGCAGATCCACACTCTTCAGACAGAACTTCTCCGTTTAAGCCGAGAGACGGTGGACGCGTTCGACAACGACCTGGACGTGGAGTCCTCCGATCTGCCCATCTACGACCGACAATCGACCATTTCACAGCTCGACCGGGCCGCCACGGAGCTCGCTCTGACTCAGGGACGCGTGGACGTGCACAGCGACATCTTTGACAAGGTGGTGAACCAGGTCACGGAAGCCAGCGAAAAATGGGTGGCGTGGGAAAAGACaaacaaggagaaggagaaccaAAGCCCCGATCATACCCCAGATGATGACGAACAAGAGGGAGATGGCGTGAAGGACGCAAACGAAAACGCACCCAAAGTGCCGGATATCACCAAGCTGTACGCAACAACGCTGGCCAAGTCGCTGCCAGAGCCCACAAAGAAATCACGTGCGCTGATGCTGAAGAAGTCGCGTGATCTCAGAAAACACAAGGAGACGCTGCTGTGGATGCTCATGCCCGAGATTGATCTTGGCGACAGCGACAAGTGGTGGATTTCTCTGGGAAGTCTGGTTTCGAAACACGTGGGACGGGAAGGCCTGGCCCCCGAACCCAATGGGTATGGCCTTTCGGAGGACGATTCAGACGacgagctgtttgtgtctcgaAAGTCCAATCTCAAGTGTCCCATCACACGGGACTATTTGGAGAACCCTGTACGAGCGATTGTGTGCAAGCATCTGTTCTCTGGCGAGGCTTTCAAGCAGTGGCTGCAGCAGACCCAGGGCCGAAACCAGTGTCCTGTTGCCGGCTGCAACAACCACCTGCGGAGGATGGCCGATGTGGAGGCCGATGAAGATGTGGTTAGACGAGTCAAGAGACTGAAGAGAaacgtggagaagaagcacaaggagagagagacacTCGGTACGCAGCGGATTTAG
- a CDS encoding uncharacterized protein (Compare to YALI0A11539g, weakly similar to uniprot|P38766 Saccharomyces cerevisiae YHR031C Hypothetical helicase in SLT2-PUT2 intergenic region, similar to Saccharomyces cerevisiae RRM3 (YHR031C); ancestral locus Anc_5.275), producing MARLNEYAADISRGHATARTEEAERYQRQRLEERAVQINSLMHQLREKESSDGAGASSGRQNTVEDRMDVDEPEDDETDLLLERERLLEEEQRLLGRVEEPERQSQGRREPRYRDVAQILEREKQRAKKRAHASSKDSPKKRIAPPVQIQDENMFVRGDWWTEWTSEELMMVVAYYKQDLHRAMQGHSGLNHAELTALQLGEIKRLVRRDAKKMLLAQYSSSLNKINEAQVRQEQSEKRGGERSEPVVAQYPSTTSSQNTNLYTGMPKSSQQTDMNCESTASDDETNAVVANTTTLSLLEPQNITLTEEQQVIFDLVAKGESLFFTGGAGTGKSVLIKEIKNHCESKGVVCKVTAPTGLAAVNVDGITIHRWTGLGLMKESAEVCIAKLFKNPRAAAMWKFTDVLIIDECSMISGAMFDMIDTIARAVRSNFFQIAHTAVVQYEKELRCKKKARNYNFLKEMLQYTEKDHARDQVLRDLPFGGMQIVCVGDFYQLPPVPSFEDKNTYARKHGASAQLPPDFLFNSEAFQKVFGDKRLRLTVAKRQTEGSVFASMLNMFRTYKGTTPETDALRNYFSQFIGRHPPGQQTVHLQSTTTGVEATNQRELQLLDGPEVFFYASDMRNTTEGYSQEFIDRAMRDINAEDRLCLKPGAQVMYLKNDYDKGLVNGHMGQVAFLMTYEMYSLYKDDLDVLFVIYHYIKSRNLRSLSRNAKVPPDLEQHLGMRLEHYQWSYYRYALMHIDEVYRQEALAQKKKNRELEEQKKVGRENTKLLVVFRLADEYIADGESDQQFILVPTAEFAKLDYSRLLARENRDANAPKYPTICSRVQLPMSLSWALTIHKCQGQTLIRTVVDMKGMFTEGQAYVAMTRVRSPDDLRLTCFEVPKVTRPEVIKFDESIKDSLTVKKEGANGVGDFALPNNAPHHSTPSKRSSPPPSSYESAISDFDSNAETCSGTHYYRTRAQ from the coding sequence ATGGCTCGACTCAACGAGTATGCAGCCGATATTTCGCGCGGGCATGCGACAGCGCGCACCGAAGAGGCTGAGCGGTACCAACGCCAAcgtctggaggagagagCGGTCCAGATCAACTCGCTCATGCACCAACTACGAGAGAAAGAGTCGTCCGACGGCGCTGGCGCCAGCTCCGGGCGTCAAAACACAGTGGAAGATCGCATGGACGTTGATGAGCCGGAGGATGACGAGACTGATCTGTTGCTCGAACGAGAACggcttctggaggaggaacagcGACTACTGGGACGAGTGGAGGAGCCAGAGCGACAGTCACAGGGACGGCGCGAACCAAGGTACAGGGATGTAGCGCAGATTCTTGAACGGGAGAAGCAAAGGGCCAAGAAACGAGCCCATGCGAGCTCCAAGGACTCCCCCAAGAAACGTATTGCTCCGCCTGTGCAGATTCAGGATGAAAATATGTTCGTTCGGGGCGACTGGTGGACGGAGTGGACGTCCGAAGAGCTTatgatggtggtggcatACTACAAGCAAGATCTTCATCGTGCTATGCAAGGTCATTCGGGCTTGAATCATGCGGAACTCACTGCTCTACAACTAGGAGAGATAAAGCGACTGGTGAGACGAGACGCTAAGAAGATGCTCCTGGCCCAGTACAGCTCGAGTCTGAATAAGATCAATGAAGCACAGGTCAGGCAGGAGCAGTCTGAAAAGCGTGGTGGTGAACGTTCTGAACCTGTGGTCGCGCAATATCCCTCGACGACTTCTTCTCAAAACACAAACCTCTACACTGGTATGCCCAAATCCAGCCAGCAGACGGACATGAATTGCGAGAGCACCGccagcgacgacgaaacCAACGCTGTGGTTGCCAACACCACTACTCTGTCGCTTCTGGAGCCCCAGAACATCACGCTCACTGAGGAACAGCAGGTCATCTTTGACCTAGTGGCTAAAGGCGAGAGTCTGTTTTTCACGGGAGGAGCTGGAACCGGAAAGTCCGtgctcatcaaggagatcaagaacCATTGCGAGTCAAAGGGAGTTGTCTGCAAAGTCACAGCACCTACTGGTCTGGCTGCTGTCAACGTGGATGGCATAACTATTCATAGGTGGACTGGCCTGGGTCTCATGAAAGAGAGCGCCGAAGTCTGCATTGCCAAGCTCTTCAAAAACCCTAGAGCTGCCGCAATGTGGAAGTTCACCGACGTGCTCATTATTGACGAGTGCAGTATGATATCTGGAGCCATGTTTGACATGATTGACACCATTGCCCGAGCCGTGAGGTCCAACTTTTTCCAAATTGCACACACGGCTGTTGTTCAGTATGAAAAGGAGCTACGTTGTAAGAAAAAAGCTCGAAACTACAACTTTCTGAAAGAAATGTTACAGTACACGGAGAAGGACCATGCGCGTGACCAAGTGTTGAGAGACCTCCCCTTTGGAGGAATGCAAATTGTTTGTGTGGGCGACTTTTATCAACTCCCCCCTGTTCCTTCGTTTGAAGACAAGAACACATACGCCAGAAAGCATGGTGCTAGCGCCCAGCTTCCTCCAGACTTTTTGTTTAACTCCGAGGCGTTTCAGAAAGTATTTGGAGATAAAAGACTGCGTCTCACTGTTGCCAAGCGGCAAACTGAAGGCTCCGTGTTCGCCTCCATGCTTAACATGTTCCGAACGTACAAGGGTACTACTCCAGAGACTGATGCTCTTCGAAACTACTTTTCTCAGTTCATTGGCAGGCATCCCCCGGGCCAACAGACTGTGCACCTTCAAAGCACCACCACCGGAGTCGAAGCAACTAATCAGAGAGAGCTGCAGCTGCTAGATGGCCCTGAAGTCTTCTTTTACGCTTCTGACATGCGGAACACCACAGAGGGGTACAGTCAGGAATTCATTGATCGGGCCATGAGGGACATTAACGCTGAAGACAGGCTGTGTTTGAAACCAGGTGCCCAGGTCATGTATCTTAAGAACGACTACGACAAGGGTTTGGTTAACGGTCATATGGGTCAGGTTGCATTTCTCATGACCTACGAAATGTACAGTCTGTACAAAGACGATCTGGACGTATTATTTGTCATTTATCACTACATCAAGTCCAGAAACCTTCGCTCTCTGAGCCGCAACGCCAAGGTGCCTCCTGATCTGGAGCAACACCTTGGCATGCGCCTGGAGCATTATCAATGGTCTTACTATCGGTACGCCCTGATGCACATTGACGAGGTGTATCGACAAGAGGCTCTGGCtcaaaagaagaagaatcGCGAGTTGGAAGAACAAAAGAAGGTAGGTAGAGAGAACACCAAGCTACTGGTCGTCTTCAGACTGGCagacgagtacattgcaGACGGTGAAAGTGACCAGCAGTTCATCTTGGTGCCTACAGCTGAGTTCGCAAAGCTCGACTACTCTCGACTGCTGGCTCGTGAGAATCGAGACGCAAACGCTCCCAAGTACCCTACCATTTGCTCGCGTGTGCAGCTGCCTATGAGTTTGTCTTGGGCACTCACGATTCACAAATGTCAGGGACAGACACTTATCCGAACTGTGGTAGACATGAAGGGCATGTTTACCGAAGGACAAGCATATGTGGCCATGACCCGGGTTAGGTCTCCCGATGATCTAAGACTCACATGTTTCGAGGTCCCCAAAGTCACGCGTCCTGAGGTCATCAAGTTCGATGAATCCATCAAGGACTCCCTGACGGTCAAGAAAGAAGGAGCTAATGGTGTCGGTGATTTTGCGCTTCCAAACAACGCCCCTCACCACTCGACTCCTTCAAAACGTTCTTCTCCGCCTCCGTCTTCATATGAGTCTGCGATTAGTGATTTTGATTCTAACGCGGAAACATGTTCAGGTACTCACTATTACCGCACAAGAGCTCAGTAA
- a CDS encoding uncharacterized protein (Converted to coding from non-coding YALI0A11550g, weakly similar to uniprot|Q7S871 Hypothetical protein - Neurospora crassa): MVGAPISRITGSLGVGLLADEYGCKKVTMIPLCAGWALSGLIWGDFNTMTPTYVSDIFPFLLIAVITGSESKPNDWPYRIPMAKGVSSRAHPAHSVSARVSMMNSQTGRRTGSSKDSRLSRGQ, translated from the exons ATGGTTGGAGCACCCATTAGCCGAATCACGGGCTCTCTGGGAGTCGGTCTTTTGGCCGACGAGTACGGCTGCAAGAAGGTTACCATGATCCCCTTG TGTGCTGGCTGGGCGCTTTCGGGGCTCATCTGGGGCGacttcaacaccatgacACCAACTTATGTTTCTGATATCTTCCCT TTCCTGTTGATTGCAGTCATCACCGGCTCCGAGTCCAAACCCAACGACTGGCCGTACCGAATTCCTATGGCAAAGGGTGTTTCCAGCCGTGCTCATCCCGCTCATTCTGTTTCTGCCCGAGTCTCCATGATGAACTCTCAAACAGGACGACGAACAGGAAGCTCGAAAGACTCTCGATTGAGTCGCGGACAATAA
- a CDS encoding uncharacterized protein (Compare to YALI0A11561g, no similarity): MRFSFATIAAIVALTTAAPIKRDQGSNDNQGGIDQSNLQALCELEEYAPKKAAAAAAAEQLNEQISFQAQNADALAKQIEDIHQQISSAGDVTAAIVAQVMDNVSSAARDIFSQQVDAAKEAAKADQDATALVIQAIAKSLNAQSDAIKNLFVYQQGGPVDPIDSVSIPVVGEPDFGAGRGNGNGNGGGENNGNNNGNTNWGDHGNGNGNGGGTNNGNDNGNNNNNGNNSNNNSGNGGNNSHNDNGNNSHNDNGNNSNNDNGNNSHNDNGNDNGNNSFNGGNNSGNNSGNDNSKTFYINKFGYPEPYPRGQSPDGSAPAVDANGNPAVASGPAAASSTSEASSAASTEANNGPKDDASSDKSSGPNGDSSPARMTESDIPKSDPVGASRDGPSANDGPGPVSSNIGPDSGSFTGNAGPVGGPAPDGGNPSPAGSLAASAGPPTGPPAGPPAGSSAGPPTGPDVGPSVDAPAGPPSGPPVDAPGPFTGPDVPGPFTGPPVNAPGPFTGAAPVGGPGPANVAAEDAGPGMAPPVNAAGPADFADARGPADLPTETAPDAPLDAPMDDPRSL, translated from the coding sequence ATGAGATTTTCCTTCGCCACTATTGCGGCAATTGTCGCACTGACAACCGCGGCCCCCATCAAACGGGACCAGGGTTCCAACGATAACCAGGGAGGCATTGACCAGTCCAACCTGCAAGCTCTGTGTGAGCTCGAAGAGTATGCCCCAAAGAAagctgccgctgccgccgccgccgagCAGCTGAACGAGCAGATCAGTTTCCAGGCCCAGAATGCCGACGCTCTCGCCAAGCAGATCGAGGACATTCACCAGCAAATCAGCTCTGCTGGCGATGTGACGGCGGCTATCGTGGCTCAGGTCATGGACAATGTTAGCAGCGCAGCAAGGGATATCTTCAGCCAGCAAGTCGATGCTGCAAAGGAGGCGGCCAAGGCTGACCAGGACGCCACAGCCCTTGTCATTCAGGCCATTGCTAAAAGCCTGAACGCTCAATCCGATgccatcaagaacctcTTTGTCTACCAGCAGGGTGGTCCTGTTGATCCAATTGACTCTGTTTCGATTCCTGTTGTCGGTGAGCCCGATTTCGGAGCTGGTCGAGGAAACGGAAACGGAAATGGCGGTGGAGAGAACAATggaaacaacaacggcaacaCCAACTGGGGTGACCACGGTAATGGAAATGGTAACGGAGGTGGAACCAACAACGGAAATGACAATGGcaataacaacaacaacggcaacaacagTAACAACAACAGTGGCAACGGTGgcaacaacagccacaATGACAACGGAAACAACAGCCATAATGACAACGgaaacaacagcaacaacgaCAATGGAAACAACAGCCACAACGACAACGGCAAcgacaacggcaacaacagTTTCAACGGTGGAAACAACAGCGGGAACAACAGCGGAAACGACAACAGCAAGACCTTTTACATCAATAAGTTTGGCTACCCTGAACCCTATCCCCGTGGCCAGTCTCCAGATGgatctgctcctgctgttgATGCTAACGGCAATCCCGCTGTTGCCTCCGGTCCTGCCGCCgcttcctccaccagcgaagcatcttctgctgcttctacTGAGGCCAACAACGGTCCCAAGGATGACGCTTCTTCTGACAAGTCTAGCGGTCCCAATGGAGACTCTTCTCCGGCTAGAATGACTGAGTCAGATATCCCCAAGTCTGACCCCGTTGGAGCCTCTCGTGATGGCCCTTCCGCCAATGATGGACCTGGTCCGGTCAGCTCCAATATCGGCCCTGATTCGGGTAGCTTCACAGGCAATGCTGGTCCTGTTGGTGGACCCGCTCCTGATGGTGGCAACCCTAGTCCTGCTGGATCTTTGGCTGCTTCGGCTGGCCCTCCTACTGGTCCTCCTGCTGGTCCTCCTGCTGGATCTTCGGCTGGCCCTCCTACTGGTCCAGATGTTGGTCCATCTGTTGATGCCCCTGCTGGTCCTCCCTCTGGCCCTCCTGTTGACGCTCCAGGACCTTTCACTGGCCCTGATGTTCCGGGACCTTTCACTGGTCCTCCTGTTAACGCTCCTGGACCTTTCACCGGCGCTGCCCCTGTCGGCGGACCTGGTCCCGCTAACGTGGCTGCTGAGGATGCTGGCCCTGGCATGGCTCCTCCTGTCAACGCTGCTGGTCCAGCTGACTTTGCCGATGCCAGAGGTCCTGCTGATCTTCCCACCGAGACTGCCCCGGACGCTCCCTTGGATGCTCCTATGGATGACCCCAGATCCCTGTAG